The genome window AAGAGGGTGGGTGGAGATGAGGGCAGCGGGACCCCGGGCCAGTTCCAGAGACCTGGGGCTGTGCCTAGGGGTACAGGAgcgagtgtgtgtgagtgtgtctctGCTGGAGGCGGCCGTGCCCCTGAATCATGAACACGAAGGACTGCAGACTACGGCTGCCAGTCGAGGGGGGCTGCCCCCCTGGCCTCCCGCAGTTGAGCTGTGCCCTTGGATTATTAAAGTATTCAATCATGGCTCTGACCTGGCTTCTCCTTTGGACTTCTGGGGCAGGGGCGGGTGGGGTCGTGCCGGGAGGAATCCCTGCTAAGGGATGGGAGGGGCCGTGACAGGACCACAGAACGGTGGGGCCGGAGGGGTTTTATTTCAGATGGCTGCCCAGTGCCCCTGGGGACGGATGGCCTTCCTGGAGGGGCCAGGGATACACAGACTTGGGGACTAGAACTCGTGGCGGGGAGTGACTGCCTGAGGCTCTCCAAGCGGGGGTGTGGGTGACACGAGCCCAGGGCAGGCTGTGTCCAGCCATGGCAGCTCGGGAAGCAGAGGCGCAGTGGCTGGGATGTGGCACCAGGGCTGGCTCCTACAGTGCGGTGACATGGAGGCCCTGGCCCCCAGCTGCCCTACTGCTGTCGTCCCAGGCCGCGCTGCCAGCGAAGGCGTGCAGGTCACTCAGCAGGGCCTCGGCGCTGCCCCTTGAGCCCACCGGCCCCTGGGAGCCGAGGCCCAGGCCCCCTTCGGCGTCCTCGTCATAGGCTTCCTCGGCCGGCTCCGGGGTCTGCTGTGGGCTGGGCCCCTCTCCACGCTGCGCCCCTTCCTGGGCTTCACGCTCCCCGTGGCCACCACCCAGGTCGTAGTCATCTTCCGCGTCCTGCTCGTCCTCCTGCCGCTCCGGGTCCTCCTCTGGCGACCCCAGCTCAGCCCGGAGCCAGCGGCCTGGCGGGCTGGCCCAGAGCAGGCGGCGAGTGCGGCCCCACAGCGCGGCGCCCAGGCGGGCCGGGTGGTAGTAGCCCCCCGAGTCCCGGCTCAGGCGACGCCAGGCCAGCGCCAGGCCAgcggccagcagcagcagcagcagcagcagcaggacaaCAGTGACCGAGGAGCTGGAGCCCGGGCTGTCCTTGGCACCGCTGCCTGAGCCCAGGACCCCTGGCAGGGCCAGCAGTGCCCAGAGCCCTAGGACGCAGGGCAGGTCCTGTGGGGAGACAGGAAGGGGCTCACTGCCTGGGGTTGGTTGCCTCTTGGGTAAGACGGGGACAGTCAAGCAGAAAAGCCCAAGTCCTTAGTCAGTAAGGCCTCTCCTGGCTCTGTGATGTCCACCAGCGATGCGTCCTCCTCCCTCtcgcctccctctctccctctctcccactgcACCGCGTAAGCCGGCTCCTGCCTGGGGCCTGTGCACCGgctgttccttctgtctggaatgctccATCCCCCCCGAGAGCCACAGGGCTCCCTGCTCACCCTGGCTCAAGGCACCTCAGCGCGGCCTAAGCTGGCCTGGATTACTACCCTGACATTCATCCCCGCAGCCCAGCCCTGCTTTACCCTCCTACCCCCTCCCCGACACAGGAGATAACTCTGCCTGTTTAGTATGCTTATTCTTTTATCTTCCCCCCAGGAAGACGGGGATCTTTTTGCCTTCAGCACCTAAACAATTTCTAgcgcagagtaggtgctcaagaaatatctgTAAAGACTCTGCCCCCGGGAGGAGGggatggaagggaaggaaggcacCTGCAAGGCTGGTGTTGGAGCTGGCTCTTCCTGAGGCCCAGGATGGGGGGACCGAGCCCGAGGCAACCGTGTAGCCTCCATTTGGCCAGGTCCCAGGATGGGGGTCACTGAGACCCCTCTACCTCCCTCCCAGCCACGGGGACTGCCCCAGCTGCAGCGTTTCCTGCAGCATTTCCGTTCAACTCTCCGTCCCTGGGGCCTCGGGCCTCgcagggccaggggctgggggaggcgggTGCAGCTGCCAGAGGAAGCCTGCGGTCGGAACAAGGCAGGTGGGGGGGgtgtgcagggggaggggtgcCGAGATGCAAGCaagccttcccccaccccacactgTCTGCCCAGGCTCCAGGGATGCGAGTAGAGGCTGTGCCGAGCCCCAGCTCCCGAGCAGAGTAGGTAAGAGTCCGCCTGGGGGTCTTGAAGGGGGGTCGGGCACGGAGTGGGGCACTGGGGGGCCACCCCCTGAATCTTGAGGGAGGCCCAGGTCTGACGTGAGGTGAGAGGAAGGCCCAGCCTCTGCCCCCTGCCCGGCTGCTCCTGCCCCCGGGCCCGCGGGGGGTCCTTCCTTAGCTCCCGGAGCCTAGACATTCCAGCCCTGACCTCCTGTGGCCCCCACCCCAAGGACCCAGCAGGCTCCACGCTCACCATCGGTCTGCTGGCCTCCCAGCGCCGGGCGCCCACCTCCAGCCCTGGCCGTGTGGAGCTAGAAATGAGCTTGCGCTCTCGACGCACCTGGGGTTTACTCGGCGCTTCCGCTTCCTGCCCACGACACCCCGCTCAGCCCTCCCTGCGACAGGACCCTCgtcgcccccccccgcccctctcAGAACCACCTTGATCCACACCAGATCCTCACCGGCCTCTCCCCGGGCCAGGCTGGGGctatggggggcggggtgggggatgCTCACGGTCCCCCAGACCTTTcccacacttatttatttatttattattattattttttaaaataaatctttattttatttatttatttttggctgcgttgggtcttcgtttctgcgcgagggctttctccagttgcggcgcgaggggcccactcttcatcgcagtgcgcgggcctctcactatcatggcctctcttgttgcggagcacaggctccagacgcgcaggctcagtagttgtggctcatgggcctagttgctccgcggcatgtgggatcttcccagaccagggctcgaacccgtgtcccctgcattggcaggcggattcttaaccactgcaccaccagggaagccctttcccaCATTTATGATCCATGGGGGCGCCCTATGTCCCCAGGGGTCCAGACTTCCTTTCCCAGTCCCACCCTTGCAGCAGAAGGGCAAACCTGGCTTTtagaaagagaattttatttggAATGAAAATATAGAGCCCATCCCTCCTGCTTCCTCAGGGGAGGGAGTaggggggctgggtgggggtgagggagatgGTCCCTCAGAGTAGAAGCTCTCCTGGGTACAAAAATCCTCCCCAGTAATAATGACCAAAGCCAGGCAGTGGCTCCAGCCTAGGCCCACAGGATGGGTCCGGGTGTGGACTGGTCCCTGAACCTGCCCCAGACACCGTcagtgggggcaggggcagcCAGCCGGAGTCAGTGTGACCTGCCAGCGGAGGCTGAGTGagaaaggggtgggaggaggaggtgaaTGGGGAGTGGCGTCCACTGGGCCTGAGGTCTAGGCGTCTCCATTTTCCATGCGGCCGAGCTGCTCCTCCAGGCGGCAGATGCGTTCCCCCTGCTCCTTGACCAGCGCTCTCAGTGCTCGCAGCTCCTGCATCACCTCCTCCAGCTTCCCAGCCTCCTGCAGGGACATGAGCGGGGGGCAGGGGTTTCGGAGCTGCAGCCCTCCCCAAATCTACTATCAGGCAGAGgggcctgaggcccagagaggggcagtgagTGGTTCAGGCAGGCACAGCAGACCTGGGCAACACCTGGGCTTCCCAACACCACCCTGAGCTGAGGGGCACCTACCCCGGCTCCGGCAAGGCTGCCGCCAGGGGCGGCAATACTGGTGAAGGCAGCAGGCGTGGAGGCCCCCGGGCGGGGGGAGCCAGGGGCCGCGGCGGGCCGGCTGTCTGATAACACGTTGCGCCGGTTGACCTTGAGGTCCCGCTGTTTGCTGGGCACGTAGGCTTCCCGCAGGGAGATGAGGATGGGGTTGGCATCCCGCCCGCTCACCCACTCCTCTGCCTCCAGGGCCGCCTCAGGCCCAGCCGTGTCGGGGTACAGATCATCCTGGAAGAGGTCCGACTGGGCGGGGGGGAGGTCTGGGTCAGCTGGGGCCCACCTGCAGGGTCCTCTCGTCTGGACCCTGAATGGCCACCTCCTCAACACTCTCCTGGCCTCCAGGCTTGCACCCTGTCAACCCATCTTCCCATGGTCTGACCCCTAGTGACCTTTCTAAAGCTCAAATCTGTTCTTTCACTTCCCTCTGGACACCACCAACAGCTCCCTCTGAAGATTCCCCCCACCTTCCCAAGCAGGGGCCAGCTACGTGGCTTTGTGGGACGCTGGGATCCACGTCTGTGCCCTGTGGACAGTTAGTTCCTGGGGCTGGCCCCGTCAAACTCATCCTCAGCTCTGCTCCCTGGACGTGCCTGGCACGCTACCCTGTGCCCTCAGTAAACGCTGGCTGGAGAGAAATGAAGCACGTTCAAGGCTCTCAGCTGGGGCGCAGAGGCCGAGCCACATGTGGCCGAATCCCCACCTCACGGGAGCCTCCACTGCAGCCGGACTCCCCGCTCCTCTTTCCATTCCCACCTCTGTGCCTTCGCCTGGCTTACTACCCACCCCTCATTGGAGGCCCTGCCCCAGCCATGCTGTTGGTCCTGCCTTGCCTCCTACAGGGAGACCTCCAAGGCTGCCCAGTATCTGTCTCCTGCGGCTCATGCAGAGCGAGGCCTCAGTTCACCCTGTGTCTCATCCCCGCCTGCCCCTGGCTGGGCACGCTGGCATCTATCCAGCCCACTGACTACACCCACACTCGGCCATGTCCCATTCACAAGCCTCACCTTGGTCACCCCTGTGTGGTCTGTCTGCTAGAAAGGGAGTGGGTGGGCAGGGAACCAGGTGGCCTTACCTTTCGTGGCACAGTCATGACAATGGGCTCACACTTGCGCTCATGCAGTTTGTAGAACCTGGGaaagggcggggagggaggacCCATGGGTGGAACCTGCCCCCTACCAGCTCTCCcagctccctctgccctccccttccAGTCCTTACCCTGGCCCCTCCCACGGGCTGACCCCTGACCCCGGGGCCCCTCTGGGCCGGTTCCTGCTCCTGAGCAGCCCCCTACATCCACCTTCTTACCGGGCAATCTCGCACTTGCTGACCTCCAAGCCCCTCTTGGGCATGCTGCCCATGCCCCTCTGGGGCTCTCTGCTGGTGAACGTGTTCAGGAAGTGGATGTAGGGGGGCTCGTCTGTGATCTCGAAGTACCGGATGCTGGAGTCACCCTGCAGGGCGGGAGGGGGCAGGGGTCAGCACCCGGGCCTGCCTGTCTCTTCCCTGTCCccaccagccctgcccagccctaCCTTGCCGCAGACGTAGACCACGCTGGTGTCAGGGTCGTAGAAGGGCAACAGAGCCCCGTTGCTAGAGTCCAGCTCCTGCAGGGCCATGGGCTCCCCGAAGTCTTCCTGGCACATGGGTTGAGGGGCAGTCAGGCCAGGTCAgaacctcccctctcccctcactgTCCTAACCCTTCACTGGGACTGGCCCCAGTGAGCCTCACAAGCCGGCTGGCACTGCCCCTACCACTGTCACCCTTTGCCCACACGGCGTAGCTCCGCCAGGCCCTCCtggctcccctccctccactcccacgATCCCATTGTCCCCGCCTACTCCAGGCCTTCAGACTACCCCCAGGCCACCAAGCAAGTACTGAGAAAGTCCCCACCACGCGGGGGCCAGGGGTGCCGGGCAGCACTAGCTGCTGTCTCAGAGGGGCCCCTGGAGGTCACTAGACAGAAGGTTAAGCCTGTGGGACAGAGCACTTCACAGGAAAGGCTGGAAGCCTCCCTGGAGAAGGGGACTTCTGCACTGGGCCTCGAAGGACAGCCGAGTGGAAACAGACAAGCAAAGGAGGGAAGGGCCTTTCAGGGGGCAAGAACACTGTGGGCAGACACGGAGGCAGGTGGAGGCGGTGGGGGAGGCCAGAgagcagggggcagggagaggagaggctggCAGGGCTCCAGGTCCTGGGTGCCTCAGGTGCCAGGCTGAGAACCTGGGAATGACAGGCCTCTCCAGGTGACCCCCGCCCTCCTCGCCCAGGGTGGAGCCCGTCTTGAGGCTGCCCGCTCGGGCCGGCCGGGCCACTCACTGGGTCCCAGAGCGCCAGCTGCCGCTCGCTCATGCGGCTGAAGCCCGTGGTGAACACCTTGCCGTCTGCCAGGAAGATGGCCCGCATGGGCCGGGCCCCCTCGTGAGCCTTCTCCCGCTCCTGCCGGGGAGATGGAGCGGTCAGTGTGGAGCCCCAAGAGAGCCCCTCGGCCAGTCTGCGGCCATCTCACCCTCCAGGGCCACGTACCGCCACCAGAGTTCCCCGGCGGGGGTCAATGATGCGCACGCTCTTGTCCTTGCACGCGGTGCAGAAGAGACTGCCGTTGCGGTTCCAGCTGACGTTGTAGATGAGGTCGGGGTGCAGGCTGTCCAGGCGGTACAGCTCCTCCGCCGTGCCCACGTTCCAGATGAGCACCACGTTGTCGCAGCCTGCCGGGCGGGGCGCCGTCAGCTCTGACCACCCCCCTGGGACCCGACCCGGCACTCGACCTCTGTGGGCCTCAGCCTTCCTGGGTGTCAGACGGGCCTGGGAGAGAGTGTGGGATGCTGCGGAGCTGTGCGCATCgaggggcagggcgggggcggCGGTGCAGACCTGCGCTGAGCAGCACGTTGCGGGCCGTCGGGTGCCAGGTGATGATGCCCACTCGCTTGGTGTGCCCCTCTAGCGCCACCACGGGCTCTGTCAGCGGGGAGACCAGCCCGTTCTCCGGGATCTGCCacacctggggaggggaggggaggggagggcagctgAGGCCCCTGCTTGGCCCCGCTGCCACGAGCCTTGAGCCACATCTGCGATCCCCGCCCCATCACAGCCCCATGCCTCACCATGACCGTGCAGTCCTCCGAGCCGCTGGCGATGACTTCGTCATTGTGGGGACACCAGTCAATGTCCAGGACAGGTCCTGTGTGTCCGCACACTGTCGGGTAGGCCTTGTCAATGCGGCCGGTCTGCAGGCATGAGGGGGGCAGTCAAGGGGGACCCAAGATGCCCAGGCTCCATCCCTCCCAGAACTTCAGCCCTCCCCTCTGTGGACGAGGAATGACGCGGTTGGCCGGGCCCACAGGTGGCCCAGATGTGACTCTCACCCTGCCTCCTCCTGACCCACCTCTTCCTCACAGGTGTCACCAGGTGAGCAGGAGATGTTTGTTGCCTCTGACCCTGACTCCATGGCAATAAAAAACAGACTTTCTCTATCTGGGCTAACACCTCCCAGGCAGTAAATGTGGATTACGACACCTGCCCGGCAGTGTGGGGGTGGGCAAATTATGGGTTGTGAAGTGCGCAGAGAGACCTGGCAGATGCGACCAAGCTGGCTCCAGTGTCCTCCCAGCCCCGCTGGGGCCCACCTTGCTTAGCGGGAGCACCAGGAAGGCGCCTCCACCGCTGGCCTCCACAATCACTGCCAGGAACTTGGGGTTGACAGCGCAGAAGGTGCTGTCCCAGGTGACACGGGACACTCGAATGTCCTCATAGCACTGGTCATTCTTGACAGGCTGCCCGAACACATGTCGGAATTTGCTCTGCCGAACCACTTTGCGGAACATGACTGCAGGATTGAGAAGCATAGGTCAGCCTCTGCCCATCCCAACAACCCCCAAGCCTCCCAGGGCTGCACGAAGGGAGTGGGGAGGATGCAACAGGGCGCCTGGGCCTTATCACCTGCCTGGCTCTCGGTTTCCCAAGTTACAGGATAGGGTCACAGGGCAGACCTGGCTGCCTCTCCCCAAGGCGGGATCTGAAGGCAGAAGTGCATTGACCTCCTGCAGAACCACTGCTGAGTCCTGAGGGGCTCTGCTGGACGCTACCCAGGGCCTCTCCCCGGCCTCTGGTATGcgtgtgggggaggggggaggtgccCGAGCCAGTGCAAGCTTAGCTGCTTGGTGGGTCCTAGTCAGTTCCCAGCAGGCTCCTTCCTGCCCAGGATTTGGAAGCAGGGTGATGGGGA of Balaenoptera ricei isolate mBalRic1 chromosome 8, mBalRic1.hap2, whole genome shotgun sequence contains these proteins:
- the PTPRCAP gene encoding protein tyrosine phosphatase receptor type C-associated protein; translated protein: MDLPCVLGLWALLALPGVLGSGSGAKDSPGSSSSVTVVLLLLLLLLLAAGLALAWRRLSRDSGGYYHPARLGAALWGRTRRLLWASPPGRWLRAELGSPEEDPERQEDEQDAEDDYDLGGGHGEREAQEGAQRGEGPSPQQTPEPAEEAYDEDAEGGLGLGSQGPVGSRGSAEALLSDLHAFAGSAAWDDSSRAAGGQGLHVTAL
- the CORO1B gene encoding coronin-1B: MFRKVVRQSKFRHVFGQPVKNDQCYEDIRVSRVTWDSTFCAVNPKFLAVIVEASGGGAFLVLPLSKTGRIDKAYPTVCGHTGPVLDIDWCPHNDEVIASGSEDCTVMVWQIPENGLVSPLTEPVVALEGHTKRVGIITWHPTARNVLLSAGCDNVVLIWNVGTAEELYRLDSLHPDLIYNVSWNRNGSLFCTACKDKSVRIIDPRRGTLVAEREKAHEGARPMRAIFLADGKVFTTGFSRMSERQLALWDPEDFGEPMALQELDSSNGALLPFYDPDTSVVYVCGKGDSSIRYFEITDEPPYIHFLNTFTSREPQRGMGSMPKRGLEVSKCEIARFYKLHERKCEPIVMTVPRKSDLFQDDLYPDTAGPEAALEAEEWVSGRDANPILISLREAYVPSKQRDLKVNRRNVLSDSRPAAAPGSPRPGASTPAAFTSIAAPGGSLAGAGEAGKLEEVMQELRALRALVKEQGERICRLEEQLGRMENGDA